In the Coriobacteriia bacterium genome, one interval contains:
- a CDS encoding glutamate racemase → MPGTTASFPAAESASARPSATAPIGIFDSGMGGLTVARAISRELPFESILYVGDTKRCPYGVRTGDEIRGFVRQIGAWFSRRSVKLIVIACNTATAAALPLAQRTFDVPVIGVIDPGARAAIQTTQTRRVGVIATPLTIASDAYAQAIHRIDVGVNVTSLATPRFVPLVEEELATGRHLHEDWRRNREVFLTDEVRAVVREDLAPLEHSGIDTLVLGCTHFPLLTPVIREVMGPDVSIVSSAEETTRSVVETLTRRRQLAAPGSLVRHRFATTSDDITTFAAAGGFIFGRPLASIEHIDIEELEYLDAQTPRG, encoded by the coding sequence ATGCCTGGCACAACTGCCTCGTTTCCCGCGGCGGAGTCGGCCTCCGCGCGCCCGAGCGCCACTGCACCCATCGGTATATTCGACTCGGGCATGGGCGGGCTGACCGTGGCGCGCGCCATCTCGCGCGAGCTGCCGTTCGAGTCCATCCTCTACGTGGGCGATACGAAGCGCTGTCCCTATGGCGTACGCACGGGAGACGAGATCCGCGGCTTCGTGCGCCAGATCGGCGCGTGGTTCTCCCGCCGCAGCGTCAAGCTCATCGTCATCGCCTGCAATACGGCGACGGCCGCCGCCCTTCCGCTGGCCCAACGCACGTTCGACGTGCCGGTCATCGGCGTCATTGACCCCGGTGCTCGTGCCGCCATCCAGACGACGCAGACGCGGCGGGTCGGCGTTATCGCCACGCCGCTCACGATCGCCTCGGACGCCTACGCCCAGGCCATCCATCGCATCGACGTCGGCGTGAACGTGACGTCGTTGGCAACGCCGCGCTTTGTCCCGCTCGTCGAGGAGGAGCTTGCTACGGGCCGCCACCTGCACGAGGACTGGCGCCGCAACCGCGAGGTCTTCCTGACCGACGAGGTGCGCGCCGTCGTGCGCGAGGATCTGGCGCCGCTCGAGCACTCGGGCATCGACACGCTCGTGCTTGGCTGCACGCACTTCCCGCTGCTCACGCCTGTCATCCGCGAGGTCATGGGGCCCGACGTGTCCATTGTTTCCTCCGCGGAGGAGACGACGCGCAGCGTTGTTGAGACGCTTACGCGCCGCCGTCAGCTTGCGGCGCCCGGCTCGCTCGTGCGCCACCGCTTCGCCACGACGTCCGACGACATCACGACGTTCGCTGCGGCCGGCGGCTTCATATTCGGCCGTCCGCTCGCCTCGATCGAGCACATCGACATCGAGGAACTCGAGTACCTCGACGCCCAGACGCCGCGCGGGTAG
- a CDS encoding helix-turn-helix domain-containing protein → MTAGGIDASRIPDETLDTTGMTHDEAFAFLDRVARGLAQTLGPFCETLVQDATDEGLVVRSIYNGHVSGRSVGSTLSIYGGETSQESPENRELDLEADSVGLLATAPDGRHVKSSTWTLHGPGYVLELGINLDITAVGQASAVLSGLAQVGGELREQMRSHPAAPQEAQGVLDAELARLGKPAESLSRDERVRLVRALRAAGFFDFQKSVPLVARCLGVSKCSIYNYLRE, encoded by the coding sequence ATGACTGCAGGCGGCATCGATGCTTCTCGCATCCCCGACGAGACCCTGGACACGACGGGCATGACGCACGACGAGGCGTTTGCCTTCCTCGATCGCGTGGCCCGCGGCCTCGCCCAGACGCTCGGCCCGTTCTGCGAGACGCTCGTGCAGGACGCTACCGACGAGGGCCTCGTCGTGCGCAGCATCTACAACGGCCACGTCTCGGGCCGCTCCGTCGGCTCGACGCTGAGCATCTACGGCGGCGAGACGTCGCAGGAAAGCCCCGAAAACCGCGAGCTCGACCTCGAGGCCGACAGTGTGGGACTGCTCGCGACGGCGCCCGACGGCCGGCATGTCAAGTCGTCCACCTGGACGCTGCACGGGCCGGGCTACGTGCTTGAGCTCGGCATCAACCTGGACATCACGGCCGTGGGGCAGGCGTCCGCCGTGCTGTCCGGCCTGGCGCAGGTGGGCGGCGAGCTGCGCGAGCAGATGCGCTCCCACCCGGCCGCGCCCCAGGAGGCCCAGGGTGTGCTCGACGCCGAGCTCGCGCGCCTGGGCAAGCCGGCCGAGTCGCTCTCGCGCGACGAGCGCGTCCGCCTCGTGCGAGCCCTGCGCGCGGCCGGGTTCTTCGACTTCCAGAAGAGCGTGCCGCTCGTGGCCCGCTGCCTGGGCGTCTCGAAGTGCTCCATCTACAACTACCTGCGCGAATAG
- the dtd gene encoding D-tyrosyl-tRNA(Tyr) deacylase, translated as MRALIQRVNHARVTALSEGAPAEDTGAWEQTGAIERGFLILLGVGQQDTEAQADKLWSKISKLRIFDDEAGKTNLALADVSGQVMVVSQFTLYADCRKGNRPSFTNAGAPAEATRLYEYFCDLVRRDLGSVATGTFGAHMRIDLENDGPFTVWLDTDAL; from the coding sequence ATGCGAGCCCTCATCCAGCGCGTCAACCATGCCCGCGTTACCGCTTTGAGCGAGGGCGCGCCCGCGGAAGACACCGGGGCCTGGGAGCAAACCGGCGCCATCGAGCGAGGCTTTCTCATCCTGCTCGGCGTGGGCCAGCAGGACACGGAGGCCCAGGCCGACAAGCTGTGGTCCAAGATCTCCAAGCTGCGCATATTCGACGACGAGGCCGGCAAGACGAACCTCGCGCTCGCCGACGTGAGCGGGCAGGTCATGGTCGTCAGCCAGTTCACGCTCTACGCCGACTGCCGCAAGGGCAACCGTCCCTCGTTCACGAACGCCGGCGCCCCCGCCGAGGCGACGCGCCTCTACGAGTACTTCTGCGACCTCGTGCGCCGCGACCTCGGCTCCGTAGCGACGGGCACGTTCGGCGCCCACATGCGCATCGACCTCGAAAACGACGGCCCGTTCACCGTCTGGCTCGACACGGACGCACTGTAG
- a CDS encoding glycerate kinase, with protein sequence MRFLIAPDSFRGTLSSLETCRIMAEGVSAGYPGAQTRAIPLSDGGSGTMDALLAVFGGEQVEVSVTGPLGTPVSATYAVLSNGTAAIEMAAACGRHLAKEGANPAKTTTYGVGELMLDAARRGCTRILLGLGGSCTNDGGCGAAAACGVRFLDRYVEPFTPTGSTLGQLESIDASNMASELGSVDIRAICAVSNPLCGMLGTSATFGPSKGALPTVVNELDANLATLGRVIERDLGIDVLHMPCAGAGGGMGASMAAFFGATPTLGIETVLELAHFDELVAQADCVITGEGCFDAQSLHGKVVSGVAQRCKAAGVPVIAVVGTMDEAMLDAGLALGVTHFAPVSASDLPLAELTRKPRSRLSQTCARVAQMLCSGEDIPPYLAPPRR encoded by the coding sequence GTGCGCTTTCTGATCGCTCCTGACTCCTTCAGAGGGACGCTCTCGTCCCTTGAGACGTGCCGCATTATGGCCGAGGGTGTCTCGGCAGGCTACCCCGGGGCCCAGACGCGCGCCATCCCCCTGTCCGACGGAGGCAGCGGCACGATGGACGCGCTGCTCGCGGTGTTTGGTGGCGAGCAGGTCGAGGTCAGCGTGACCGGACCGCTCGGCACGCCCGTCAGCGCGACGTACGCCGTGCTCTCCAACGGCACGGCAGCCATCGAGATGGCGGCAGCGTGCGGGCGCCACCTCGCCAAAGAGGGCGCGAACCCCGCAAAAACGACGACATACGGCGTCGGCGAGCTCATGCTCGATGCGGCGCGGCGCGGCTGCACACGCATCCTGCTCGGCCTGGGAGGTTCGTGCACGAACGACGGTGGCTGCGGCGCGGCCGCGGCGTGCGGCGTGCGCTTCCTCGACCGCTATGTCGAGCCGTTCACGCCCACGGGATCCACGCTGGGCCAGCTCGAGTCCATCGACGCCTCAAACATGGCAAGCGAGCTGGGCAGCGTCGACATCCGCGCCATCTGCGCCGTGTCGAACCCCCTGTGCGGCATGCTCGGCACAAGCGCGACGTTCGGACCGAGCAAGGGTGCGCTACCCACCGTCGTCAACGAGCTCGACGCAAACCTGGCAACGCTCGGCCGCGTCATCGAGCGCGACCTGGGCATCGACGTGCTCCACATGCCCTGCGCCGGCGCGGGCGGCGGCATGGGGGCGAGCATGGCGGCGTTTTTCGGCGCCACGCCGACGCTCGGTATCGAGACCGTCCTCGAGCTAGCGCACTTCGACGAGCTCGTGGCGCAGGCCGACTGCGTCATCACCGGCGAGGGCTGCTTCGATGCGCAGAGCCTGCACGGCAAGGTCGTCTCGGGCGTCGCGCAGCGCTGCAAGGCAGCCGGCGTGCCCGTCATCGCCGTCGTCGGCACGATGGACGAGGCCATGCTCGACGCAGGACTCGCCCTGGGCGTCACGCACTTCGCGCCCGTCAGCGCCTCCGATCTCCCGCTCGCCGAGCTCACGCGCAAGCCGCGCTCGCGCCTGTCACAGACGTGCGCCCGCGTGGCGCAGATGCTCTGCTCAGGCGAGGACATACCCCCTTACCTGGCACCTCCCCGCCGATAA
- the rph gene encoding ribonuclease PH → MPSTPADESIRLKRSYERAEDEMRPVTLTRNVMPHALGSCEVTFGATKVLCAASIEEGVPGWRSRAHAGWITAEYAMLPCSTNTRSRREGDRRKGRSMEIERLVGRALRTVVDLKAMGEYTVTVDCDVINADGGTRTAAVTGAWVALHDALMAWVDAKKIGRLPIIDQVVAVSVGMVHGRVVCDLDYAEDSHAEVDMNLVVTGKGEFVEVQGTGEQTPFSRAKLNELLDASEKSIANLLRLQDECVGWSD, encoded by the coding sequence ATGCCCAGCACCCCTGCCGACGAGAGCATCCGCCTCAAGCGCAGCTACGAGCGCGCCGAGGACGAGATGCGCCCCGTCACGCTCACCCGCAACGTCATGCCCCATGCCCTGGGCAGCTGCGAGGTGACGTTCGGCGCCACGAAGGTGCTGTGCGCCGCTTCCATCGAGGAGGGTGTGCCCGGGTGGCGCAGTCGCGCGCACGCCGGCTGGATCACGGCCGAGTACGCGATGCTTCCGTGCTCGACGAACACGCGCTCTCGCCGCGAGGGAGACCGCCGCAAGGGCCGCTCCATGGAGATCGAGCGGCTCGTGGGCCGCGCGCTGCGCACGGTTGTCGACCTCAAGGCCATGGGCGAGTACACGGTGACGGTGGACTGCGACGTCATCAACGCCGACGGCGGCACGCGCACGGCGGCCGTGACCGGCGCGTGGGTCGCACTGCACGACGCGCTCATGGCGTGGGTCGACGCGAAGAAGATCGGCCGGCTGCCCATCATCGACCAGGTTGTGGCCGTGTCCGTGGGCATGGTGCACGGTCGCGTTGTGTGCGACCTCGACTACGCCGAGGACTCGCACGCCGAGGTGGACATGAACCTCGTCGTGACGGGCAAGGGCGAGTTCGTCGAGGTGCAGGGCACGGGCGAGCAGACGCCGTTCTCGCGTGCCAAGCTCAACGAGCTGCTCGACGCCTCCGAGAAGAGCATCGCGAACCTGCTGCGCCTCCAGGACGAGTGCGTGGGATGGAGTGACTAG
- a CDS encoding aminotransferase class I/II-fold pyridoxal phosphate-dependent enzyme, translating into MERWQADDRRGSAGIPTAGGTFSPVPVCREGIGSLQRSMTPQPVIDAGFASFGGAEMDFKTVPSVIEAATRLAQGGLYGYTLPTDGYLEAITWWMANARSWDIDPAWIVPAQGTIFSVAAIIRMATDPGDAIITQTPVYYRYEQAATRLGRRTVHNELRLVGDHYEMDFDDLERLMADPANKVLVICNPHNPVGRVWPADDLARVGEMAQATDTIVVSDEIFAEMTFDGHRTTPLVSLPQCQSCGITLTSLGKTFGLTGLNNANAIIADPELRARFTTQRTADHFGSIDPLAYACVKGAYCEEGLAWVRGARDYIAQNRAIVADALERELSPVRLLPTEGTFVGWIEWRGLKLAGEELDRFLTQEALLVLEPGEEYGAGCERFSRINLASTHEQTRAAMERLVAAIGRLRTGDEA; encoded by the coding sequence ATGGAACGCTGGCAGGCTGACGATCGCAGGGGGAGCGCAGGCATCCCGACGGCGGGCGGAACGTTCTCCCCGGTTCCCGTCTGCCGCGAGGGCATCGGCAGCCTACAGCGCTCCATGACGCCTCAGCCGGTCATCGACGCCGGCTTTGCGAGCTTTGGCGGCGCGGAGATGGACTTCAAGACGGTGCCGAGCGTCATCGAAGCGGCGACGCGCTTGGCCCAGGGCGGCCTGTACGGCTACACGCTTCCGACGGACGGCTACCTCGAGGCCATCACCTGGTGGATGGCCAACGCCCGCAGCTGGGACATCGACCCGGCCTGGATCGTCCCAGCTCAGGGCACGATCTTCTCCGTGGCCGCCATCATCCGTATGGCGACGGACCCCGGTGATGCCATCATCACGCAGACGCCGGTCTACTACCGCTATGAGCAGGCGGCGACGCGCCTGGGCCGCCGCACGGTCCACAACGAGCTGCGTCTCGTGGGCGACCACTACGAGATGGACTTCGACGACCTCGAGCGCCTCATGGCCGATCCTGCCAACAAGGTGCTCGTCATTTGCAACCCGCACAACCCCGTCGGGCGCGTCTGGCCGGCCGACGACCTCGCGCGCGTCGGCGAGATGGCTCAGGCCACGGACACGATTGTCGTGAGTGACGAGATATTCGCCGAGATGACGTTCGACGGCCATCGCACGACGCCGCTCGTGAGCCTGCCGCAGTGCCAGAGCTGCGGCATCACGCTGACGTCGCTGGGCAAGACGTTCGGCCTGACCGGCCTCAACAACGCCAACGCCATCATCGCCGACCCCGAGCTGCGGGCGCGGTTCACGACGCAACGCACGGCCGACCACTTCGGCAGCATCGACCCGCTGGCCTACGCCTGCGTGAAGGGCGCCTACTGCGAGGAAGGGCTCGCCTGGGTGCGCGGCGCGCGCGACTACATCGCACAGAACCGCGCCATCGTGGCCGACGCCCTGGAGCGCGAGCTCTCTCCGGTGAGGCTGTTGCCGACGGAGGGCACGTTTGTGGGCTGGATCGAGTGGCGCGGCCTGAAGCTGGCGGGCGAGGAGCTTGACCGGTTCCTCACGCAGGAGGCCCTGCTTGTGCTCGAGCCGGGCGAGGAGTACGGCGCGGGCTGCGAGCGCTTCTCGCGCATCAACCTGGCGAGCACGCACGAGCAGACGCGCGCGGCCATGGAGCGCCTCGTGGCGGCGATCGGCCGCCTCCGCACCGGCGACGAGGCATAG
- the rdgB gene encoding RdgB/HAM1 family non-canonical purine NTP pyrophosphatase — protein sequence MATNAEEQAERTVVVASGNKHKIIEIEAILGAVMPGARFVSIKELGDFPDPEETGDTFEENAFIKAQAAYEATGLPAVADDSGLVVDALDGAPGVYSARYAGVHGDDAANNAKLLRELDGVPADERTARFTSCVAFVGEGVHACGVGCCEGMVGFEERGDGGFGYDPLFLPNDTPGKTMAELTADEKNAISHRFHALQDLAGKLTA from the coding sequence ATGGCCACAAACGCTGAGGAGCAGGCCGAGCGCACCGTCGTCGTGGCGTCGGGCAACAAGCACAAGATCATCGAGATCGAGGCCATCCTGGGGGCCGTCATGCCCGGGGCGCGCTTCGTGTCCATCAAGGAGCTCGGCGACTTCCCCGATCCCGAGGAAACGGGGGACACGTTCGAGGAGAACGCGTTCATCAAAGCCCAGGCTGCCTACGAGGCGACGGGCCTGCCCGCTGTCGCCGACGACTCCGGCCTCGTCGTGGACGCGCTCGACGGCGCTCCTGGCGTGTACTCGGCGCGCTATGCCGGCGTGCACGGTGACGACGCCGCCAACAATGCCAAGCTGCTGCGCGAGCTCGACGGCGTGCCGGCGGACGAGCGTACGGCGCGCTTCACGAGCTGCGTGGCGTTTGTGGGCGAGGGCGTGCACGCCTGCGGCGTCGGGTGCTGCGAGGGCATGGTGGGCTTCGAGGAGCGCGGTGACGGCGGCTTCGGCTACGATCCGCTGTTCCTGCCCAACGACACGCCCGGCAAGACGATGGCCGAGCTCACGGCCGACGAGAAGAACGCCATCTCGCACCGGTTCCACGCGCTGCAGGATCTCGCGGGCAAGCTGACGGCGTAA
- a CDS encoding N-acetyltransferase, translating to MLGGAVLVEPRNVAPQGIQREQPARVALRVATPADAEALLDVYAPYVRETAITFEYNVPSIEEFERRVATTLARHPYVVAFDPADSASRILGYAYASPFHGRPAYDWAVETSIYVAREARGRHVGTRLLDALEDLLAVQGVTNAEACIAVPDQGGSVGFHERRGYRMVGHFEKCGFKHNRWWDMVWMEHLIAPHPEVPAPLVFFPTLLAEHPDEVARILA from the coding sequence ATGCTAGGAGGAGCCGTGCTCGTCGAGCCACGTAACGTAGCACCGCAAGGTATTCAAAGGGAGCAGCCCGCACGCGTCGCGCTGCGCGTCGCAACGCCGGCGGACGCGGAGGCGCTGCTCGACGTCTATGCGCCATACGTGCGCGAGACGGCCATCACATTCGAGTACAACGTGCCAAGCATCGAGGAGTTCGAGAGGCGCGTGGCCACGACACTCGCCCGCCACCCTTACGTCGTCGCGTTCGACCCCGCCGACTCCGCAAGCCGCATCCTGGGCTACGCGTATGCCAGCCCCTTCCACGGCCGTCCCGCCTACGACTGGGCCGTCGAAACGTCCATCTACGTCGCGCGCGAGGCCCGCGGTCGCCACGTGGGCACGCGGCTGCTCGACGCCCTGGAGGACCTGCTCGCCGTCCAAGGCGTCACGAACGCCGAAGCCTGTATTGCCGTGCCCGACCAGGGAGGCAGCGTCGGCTTCCACGAGCGACGCGGCTACCGCATGGTCGGACACTTCGAAAAGTGCGGCTTCAAGCATAACCGCTGGTGGGACATGGTGTGGATGGAGCACCTCATCGCCCCGCACCCCGAGGTGCCCGCCCCGCTCGTCTTCTTCCCAACCCTGCTCGCCGAGCACCCCGACGAAGTGGCGCGCATCCTGGCATAG
- a CDS encoding ABC transporter permease: MGRYIVKRLIFAVVTIFVVTTLTFFLMNMVPGGPFTSDRLSDQAQALIRQKYGLDQPVIVQFGAYLSQLLHGDLGTSIINAGYSVNQIIADKFPVSFKLGIVAIAVSCLIGIPLGILAAYKRGTVVDRVVTALSSLFASLPGFVLAVVLLYAFGMWLHVLPTSGLSTPATYILPVAALSVGPISVLARITRAGLLDVLSQDSTRFLRAKGMSTRVVLFKHALRNAAVPIITTLGPLAVGILVGNLVVETVFSIPGLGSYLVKCISQRDYPVIMGTTIFYTAFIVVVLLVVDLLYCVIDPRVKLDEE; encoded by the coding sequence ATGGGCAGGTATATCGTCAAGCGTCTCATATTCGCCGTTGTGACCATATTCGTCGTCACGACGCTCACGTTCTTCCTGATGAACATGGTGCCCGGCGGCCCGTTCACCTCCGACCGTTTGTCGGACCAGGCCCAGGCGCTCATCCGCCAGAAGTACGGCCTCGATCAGCCCGTCATCGTGCAGTTCGGCGCCTACCTCTCGCAGCTGCTCCACGGCGATCTCGGCACGTCCATCATCAACGCCGGCTACTCCGTCAACCAGATCATTGCCGACAAGTTCCCCGTCTCGTTCAAGCTCGGCATTGTCGCCATCGCGGTGTCGTGCCTCATCGGCATCCCGCTGGGCATCTTGGCTGCCTATAAGCGCGGCACGGTCGTCGACCGCGTCGTGACGGCGCTGTCGAGTCTGTTTGCCTCGCTGCCGGGTTTCGTGCTGGCCGTCGTGCTGCTCTACGCGTTCGGCATGTGGCTGCACGTGCTGCCGACGTCGGGCCTCTCGACGCCGGCGACGTACATCTTGCCGGTGGCGGCCCTATCCGTCGGACCCATCTCCGTGCTGGCGCGCATCACCCGCGCCGGCCTGCTCGACGTGCTGTCCCAGGACTCAACGCGCTTCCTGCGCGCCAAGGGCATGAGCACGCGCGTCGTTCTGTTCAAGCACGCGCTGCGCAACGCCGCCGTGCCCATCATTACGACGCTGGGTCCGCTCGCCGTGGGCATCCTGGTGGGCAACCTCGTCGTCGAGACGGTGTTCTCCATCCCGGGGCTCGGCTCGTACCTCGTGAAGTGCATCAGCCAGCGCGACTACCCCGTCATCATGGGCACGACGATCTTCTACACGGCGTTCATTGTCGTCGTGCTGCTCGTTGTCGACCTGCTGTACTGCGTCATCGACCCGCGCGTTAAGCTGGACGAGGAGTAA
- a CDS encoding LCP family protein, producing MSTTPDPNAPGNGPLRRADFAADSDTDSASDPSLLYSREASGERYASDYQGRSKRKKVKRIVLIAVLAVVLVALIGTVAGAAGFIGSISSRMHRGINDDTRAVLASQQADAKARASASLTEQDAQLPANWEDTTPFYTLLLGVDKSYNRTEGPESESYGDSDSLFRADTIILARIDPGNKQVTLVSIHRDTLVNIDGQDMKINAAYAVGGVSKVIEVVSQFAGVPISHFAAVDIDGLSAITDAVGGVEVNVPYEINDDVLPGHLDAGVQVLDGEGALVFTRSRHAYDDLGDGDRYRAANQRSFLAALANKLLSSSPTTMIAAINSLADYVTTDLELDQIAGLALTMRGMDTGTDIYSTMNPTDNQYINGTSYEINRDAQWQEIMAAVDAGQRPAVDADYIDPLDDINSNNPTSDPTGSAYVDSTSSSTAAPAGATTDANAPAADTPATTPQVVGNAGISVDVRDVSGASNAGTIGAITALGYTNVSDGGAAAGLSAGSTTYVVYEDAAYEAEAQAIATALGATLINSDGSWIVAGNVMVVTGAA from the coding sequence ATGTCCACGACCCCCGACCCCAACGCACCTGGCAACGGTCCCCTGCGTCGCGCCGACTTCGCCGCAGACAGCGACACCGACAGCGCGTCAGATCCCTCGCTGCTGTACTCGCGCGAGGCGAGCGGAGAGCGCTATGCGAGCGACTACCAGGGGCGGAGCAAGCGCAAGAAGGTTAAGCGCATCGTGCTCATTGCCGTGCTCGCCGTCGTGCTCGTCGCGCTCATCGGCACCGTGGCCGGCGCGGCCGGCTTCATCGGCTCCATCAGTAGCCGCATGCACCGCGGCATCAACGACGACACGCGCGCCGTACTCGCCAGCCAACAGGCTGACGCCAAGGCTCGCGCCAGCGCGTCGCTGACGGAGCAGGACGCGCAGCTGCCGGCGAACTGGGAGGACACGACGCCGTTCTACACGCTGCTGCTCGGCGTCGACAAGAGCTACAACCGCACGGAGGGCCCCGAGTCAGAAAGCTACGGCGACAGTGACTCGCTGTTCCGCGCCGACACGATCATCCTCGCACGCATCGACCCGGGTAACAAGCAGGTCACGCTCGTGTCCATCCACCGCGACACGCTCGTAAACATCGACGGGCAGGACATGAAGATCAACGCCGCATACGCAGTGGGCGGCGTCTCGAAGGTCATCGAGGTCGTCTCACAGTTTGCCGGCGTCCCCATCTCGCACTTCGCGGCGGTGGACATCGACGGACTGTCCGCCATCACCGACGCGGTCGGCGGTGTCGAGGTCAACGTGCCCTACGAGATCAACGACGACGTCCTGCCGGGCCACCTCGACGCCGGCGTGCAGGTGCTCGACGGCGAGGGCGCGCTCGTGTTCACGCGCTCGCGTCACGCCTACGACGACCTGGGCGACGGCGACCGCTACCGCGCCGCCAACCAGCGCTCGTTCCTCGCCGCGCTCGCCAACAAGCTGCTCTCGTCAAGCCCCACGACAATGATCGCCGCCATCAACTCGCTGGCCGACTACGTGACGACCGACCTCGAGCTCGACCAGATCGCCGGCCTCGCGCTGACGATGAGGGGCATGGACACGGGCACCGACATCTACTCGACGATGAACCCGACAGACAACCAGTACATCAATGGGACGTCATACGAGATCAACCGCGACGCCCAGTGGCAGGAGATCATGGCAGCCGTCGACGCTGGCCAGCGTCCTGCGGTCGATGCCGACTACATCGACCCGCTCGACGACATCAACAGCAACAACCCTACGAGCGACCCCACGGGCAGCGCGTACGTCGACAGCACGAGTAGCAGCACCGCCGCGCCAGCCGGTGCGACGACGGACGCAAACGCCCCGGCAGCGGACACGCCCGCAACGACGCCGCAGGTTGTCGGCAACGCCGGCATCTCGGTGGACGTACGCGACGTCAGCGGCGCCAGCAACGCCGGCACGATCGGAGCCATCACGGCGCTTGGCTACACGAACGTCAGCGATGGCGGCGCGGCTGCAGGCCTGTCGGCGGGCAGCACGACGTACGTCGTCTACGAGGACGCCGCTTATGAGGCCGAGGCCCAGGCTATCGCAACGGCCCTCGGCGCGACGCTCATCAACAGCGACGGCTCGTGGATCGTCGCCGGCAACGTCATGGTGGTGACCGGCGCAGCGTAA
- a CDS encoding ABC transporter permease, whose product MAKKSDVLRAGASSADGASLLVDPSAPGIDLAAGDFAPIAPGAAAQPESPDAQQALWRRMAAVFFSNKIAVVALVLFVAVALFGFVGPLFTDVSYDQVFRGEEKLAPCAAHPFGTDSMGRDLLVRCMYGVRISLLVGIVTAVAVLVIGTAYGAVSAWCGGKVDLVMMRLVEIIESLPAQLVVLLMAISLKAPIDNLFDQLPPSFFTQMGSGMVCILIAFSLLYWTGMARIVRGSIFQLKNEGYAMAARSMGAKGPRVVWSHLLPNSMDVIIVNVTQSIRGAIFAEAFLSFIGMGVSVPMASLGTLINNARTDMMLYPYQMIEPVILIFVITWALYVIGDAVQDALDPRMQQQ is encoded by the coding sequence ATGGCCAAGAAAAGCGATGTCCTGCGGGCCGGGGCGAGCTCTGCGGACGGCGCCTCCCTGCTGGTTGACCCGTCCGCTCCCGGCATCGATCTGGCGGCCGGCGACTTTGCGCCCATCGCCCCGGGCGCCGCGGCCCAGCCCGAGTCGCCCGACGCCCAGCAAGCGCTGTGGCGGCGCATGGCGGCCGTGTTCTTCTCGAACAAGATTGCTGTCGTGGCGCTCGTGCTCTTTGTGGCCGTCGCGCTGTTCGGCTTCGTGGGCCCCCTGTTCACCGACGTGAGCTACGACCAGGTGTTCCGCGGCGAGGAGAAGCTTGCCCCGTGCGCTGCCCACCCGTTCGGCACGGACAGCATGGGGCGTGACCTGCTCGTGCGCTGCATGTACGGCGTGCGCATCTCTCTGCTCGTCGGCATCGTCACGGCCGTGGCCGTCCTCGTCATCGGCACGGCGTACGGCGCGGTGTCGGCTTGGTGCGGCGGCAAGGTCGATCTCGTGATGATGCGTCTCGTCGAGATCATCGAGAGCCTGCCGGCTCAGCTCGTTGTGCTGCTGATGGCCATCTCGCTCAAGGCGCCGATCGACAACCTGTTCGACCAGCTGCCGCCGAGCTTCTTCACGCAGATGGGCTCGGGCATGGTGTGCATCCTCATCGCGTTTTCGCTGCTGTACTGGACGGGCATGGCGCGCATCGTGCGCGGGTCCATCTTCCAGCTCAAGAACGAGGGCTACGCCATGGCGGCGCGCTCCATGGGCGCGAAGGGCCCGCGCGTCGTGTGGTCGCACCTGCTGCCCAACAGCATGGACGTCATCATTGTCAACGTGACGCAGTCCATTCGCGGCGCCATATTCGCCGAGGCGTTCCTGAGCTTCATCGGCATGGGCGTATCAGTGCCGATGGCCTCTCTGGGCACGCTCATCAACAACGCGCGCACGGACATGATGCTCTACCCGTACCAGATGATCGAGCCGGTCATCCTCATCTTCGTCATCACTTGGGCGCTCTACGTCATCGGCGACGCCGTGCAGGACGCCCTTGACCCGCGCATGCAGCAGCAGTAG